A genomic stretch from Arachis stenosperma cultivar V10309 chromosome 3, arast.V10309.gnm1.PFL2, whole genome shotgun sequence includes:
- the LOC130966193 gene encoding phosphatidylinositol 4-kinase gamma 8-like, whose amino-acid sequence MRGDKTVLAFFSFTAMFFVYRIPFFFFLFFSVSTLSLSHSLTPPDNYLHLESEEADIIHHNVSTPCLPLTTLSSGEDLPFSLHPIEIVRSTGAPVHALVVEVTIALASDLHPKPLPNGLGSACLFCNPINSKKIFIAKPVDEEPLALNNSKDLGSQLLGQLGLKTSIRIGEAATCELAAYLLDHDFFASVPLTTLIKFSYASFFTNGALKLALLQCFIGHAFYAGELRPSLYSVSPVH is encoded by the coding sequence ATGCGAGGGGATAAAACAGTGCTGGCTTTCTTCTCCTTCACAGCCATGTTCTTCGTCTACCGcattcccttcttcttcttcctctttttttcaGTGTCAACCCTCTCCCTTTCTCACTCCCTTACACCTCCTGACAACTACCTCCATCTTGAATCTGAAGAAGCTGACATCATCCATCATAACGTCTCCACTCCATGCCTCCCCTTAACCACTTTATCATCTGGGGAAGACCTTCCTTTTTCCTTGCATCCAATTGAGATTGTTCGCAGCACTGGGGCTCCGGTCCATGCTCTGGTTGTCGAGGTCACAATTGCCTTGGCCTCCGATCTTCACCCTAAACCACTCCCAAATGGTCTTGGCAGTGCCTGCCTCTTCTGCAACCCAATCAATagcaaaaaaattttcatagcAAAGCCTGTCGACGAAGAGCCCTTAGCCTTAAACAACTCAAAGGACCTAGGCTCTCAACTACTAGGCCAACTGGGCCTTAAGACTTCAATTCGCATCGGTGAGGCTGCTACCTGTGAGCTTGCTGCATATCTCCTTGATCACGATTTCTTTGCTTCTGTACCTCTAACAACCCTCATCAAATTCTCTTACGCTTCTTTCTTCACTAATGGCGCGCTTAAACTCGCATTGCTTCAATGCTTCATTGGTCACGCTTTTTATGCTGGTGAGTTGAGACCTTCTCTCTACTCTGTTTCCCCTGTTCACTAG
- the LOC130970094 gene encoding uncharacterized protein LOC130970094 isoform X2 — protein MLLTGLETQHTSLAIYILMRAAVLASRCGIKSKRFGRYCKPLTWKHGDIFLMCLSSSQILSAYILKQESLPSSYKSFLNKHGGKDAVILQGVKEIASGKPFTNLEAIENYYKTIGVDVKLDPSMKVPCSIVHGNQSCGEHILSFLVEAYKRALPVYLPVYLIPALIVHRNGLLKRPNTILAKGLLGTARSSLFLSVYCASAWMWTCFLFRIFKRCNIPMVAMGTFPTGLALAIEKKSRRIEISLYCFARAIESFFTCLADAGYLPHSRRIKRADVVVFSLSTAIIMHCYAEERDVFRSKYLNVLDWVFGVPPPPCETPRCNPQGKGTTNMPAPAEYSLPGKIALD, from the exons ATGCTTCTGACTGGTTTGGAGACACAGCACACGAGCTTGGCCATTTATATTCTCATGCGTGCTGCTGTGTTAGCGTCTCGGTGTGGGATCAAGAGCAAGCGGTTTGGGAGATATTGCAAGCCTCTCACCTGGAAGCATGGAGACATATTCCTCATGTGCCTATCCTCCTCCCAAATATT GTCTGCTTATATATTAAAGCAAGAGAGTTTGCCATCTTCATATAAGTCTTTCCTTAATAAACATGGTGGGAAGGATGCAGTTATCCTACAAGGTGTAAAGGAGATAGCCAGTGGCAAGCCTTTTACTAATTTGGAAGCAATAGAGAATTACTACAAGACCATTGGTGTTGATGTGAAATTAGATCCAAGTATGAAAGTCCCATGCTCG ATTGTACATGGGAATCAATCATGTGGAGAACATatcctttcttttcttgttgaagCCTACAAGAGAGCATTACCTGTTTATCTTCCAGTTTATCTGATACCTGCCCTAATAGTTCACAGAAATGGACTTTTGAAAAG GCCTAACACAATATTGGCCAAAGGTCTTCTTGGCACAGCAAGATCAAGCTTATTTTTATCTGTTTATTGTGCATCTGCCTG GATGTGGACGTGCTTTCTGTTCAGGATCTTCAAAAGATGTAATATTCCAATGGTGGCCATGGGAACA TTCCCAACGGGCCTTGCATTGGCTATTGAGAAGAAAAGCAGGCGAATAGAGATATCATTATACTGCTTTGCACGGGCCATCGAGAGTTTCTTCACATGCTTAGCAGATGCAGGATATCTCCCTCACTCAAGGAGAATCAAGAGAGCTGATGTAGTAGTTTTCAGCTTGTCAACAGCTATCATAATGCACTGCTATGCTGAGGAGAGGGATGTTTTCAGATCCAAATATCTTAATGTTCTTGACTGGGTATTTGGTGTACCGCCTCCTCCATGTGAAACCCCGCGGTGCAACCCACAGGGCAAAGGGACAACAAATATGCCAGCACCAGCAGAGTATTCTTTACCCGGGAAAATTGCACTTGACTAG
- the LOC130970094 gene encoding uncharacterized protein LOC130970094 isoform X1, translating into MSPSVVENGGLRPMKINGFHNEDDHASTDCKHSNGSLPSTTSSSRIIVDAIPPKEFEKLRRVLVASAKGFSIGAGIKGGLAVFAILSRLTRKQRQRKELAVTNGEAIVAAVKETLRYGLFLGTFAGTFVSMDELIGALGGHRRTARWRAFLAGALAGPSMLLTGLETQHTSLAIYILMRAAVLASRCGIKSKRFGRYCKPLTWKHGDIFLMCLSSSQILSAYILKQESLPSSYKSFLNKHGGKDAVILQGVKEIASGKPFTNLEAIENYYKTIGVDVKLDPSMKVPCSIVHGNQSCGEHILSFLVEAYKRALPVYLPVYLIPALIVHRNGLLKRPNTILAKGLLGTARSSLFLSVYCASAWMWTCFLFRIFKRCNIPMVAMGTFPTGLALAIEKKSRRIEISLYCFARAIESFFTCLADAGYLPHSRRIKRADVVVFSLSTAIIMHCYAEERDVFRSKYLNVLDWVFGVPPPPCETPRCNPQGKGTTNMPAPAEYSLPGKIALD; encoded by the exons ATGTCTCCGTCAGTCGTCGAAAACGGCGGCCTCCGACCGATGAAAATAAACGGTTTTCACAATGAAGACGACCATGCATCCACCGACTGCAAACACTCCAATGGATCTCTTCCCTCGACGACGTCGTCATCGAGGATCATCGTCGACGCAATTCCGCCGAAGGAGTTTGAGAAGCTTCGGAGAGTCCTCGTTGCTTCGGCGAAAGGGTTCTCAATCGGAGCGGGCATCAAGGGAGGCCTCGCGGTCTTCGCGATCTTGTCTCGATTGACGCGAAAGCAACGGCAaag GAAGGAGCTTGCGGTGACGAACGGCGAAGCGATTGTAGCTGCTGTGAAGGAGACTCTGAGATACGGTTTGTTCCTTGGAACCTTCGCCGGAACGTTTGTTTCCATGGACGAGCTTATTGGTGCTCTCGGAGGTCACCGTAG GACAGCAAGGTGGAGAGCCTTCCTGGCAGGGGCTCTTGCTGGGCCATCCATGCTTCTGACTGGTTTGGAGACACAGCACACGAGCTTGGCCATTTATATTCTCATGCGTGCTGCTGTGTTAGCGTCTCGGTGTGGGATCAAGAGCAAGCGGTTTGGGAGATATTGCAAGCCTCTCACCTGGAAGCATGGAGACATATTCCTCATGTGCCTATCCTCCTCCCAAATATT GTCTGCTTATATATTAAAGCAAGAGAGTTTGCCATCTTCATATAAGTCTTTCCTTAATAAACATGGTGGGAAGGATGCAGTTATCCTACAAGGTGTAAAGGAGATAGCCAGTGGCAAGCCTTTTACTAATTTGGAAGCAATAGAGAATTACTACAAGACCATTGGTGTTGATGTGAAATTAGATCCAAGTATGAAAGTCCCATGCTCG ATTGTACATGGGAATCAATCATGTGGAGAACATatcctttcttttcttgttgaagCCTACAAGAGAGCATTACCTGTTTATCTTCCAGTTTATCTGATACCTGCCCTAATAGTTCACAGAAATGGACTTTTGAAAAG GCCTAACACAATATTGGCCAAAGGTCTTCTTGGCACAGCAAGATCAAGCTTATTTTTATCTGTTTATTGTGCATCTGCCTG GATGTGGACGTGCTTTCTGTTCAGGATCTTCAAAAGATGTAATATTCCAATGGTGGCCATGGGAACA TTCCCAACGGGCCTTGCATTGGCTATTGAGAAGAAAAGCAGGCGAATAGAGATATCATTATACTGCTTTGCACGGGCCATCGAGAGTTTCTTCACATGCTTAGCAGATGCAGGATATCTCCCTCACTCAAGGAGAATCAAGAGAGCTGATGTAGTAGTTTTCAGCTTGTCAACAGCTATCATAATGCACTGCTATGCTGAGGAGAGGGATGTTTTCAGATCCAAATATCTTAATGTTCTTGACTGGGTATTTGGTGTACCGCCTCCTCCATGTGAAACCCCGCGGTGCAACCCACAGGGCAAAGGGACAACAAATATGCCAGCACCAGCAGAGTATTCTTTACCCGGGAAAATTGCACTTGACTAG